The following are encoded together in the Robertmurraya sp. FSL R5-0851 genome:
- a CDS encoding MerR family transcriptional regulator → MTYSISEVAKELDLTVYALRYYDKEGLMPFVERTPSGTRLFKDSDIEALKIIQCLKSTGMPIKEIKGFIEWCSEGDSTLQQRYDMFLERKAIVEAQLEELNKTMEVINHKCNYYKTALNAGTEEIHKINKIGNF, encoded by the coding sequence ATGACCTATTCTATAAGCGAAGTTGCAAAAGAATTAGATCTAACAGTATATGCCTTACGATACTACGATAAGGAGGGTCTAATGCCTTTTGTGGAACGTACTCCTAGTGGAACTCGTTTATTTAAAGACTCTGATATTGAAGCACTAAAAATTATTCAATGTCTAAAATCTACGGGGATGCCTATTAAAGAAATTAAAGGATTCATCGAATGGTGTTCAGAGGGAGATTCCACCTTACAACAAAGATATGACATGTTCTTGGAGAGAAAAGCGATTGTGGAAGCACAGTTGGAAGAACTGAATAAGACTATGGAGGTCATAAATCATAAATGCAATTATTACAAGACGGCCTTGAATGCAGGAACGGAAGAAATTCATAAAATCAATAAAATAGGAAATTTTTAA
- a CDS encoding NAD(P)-dependent alcohol dehydrogenase gives MTIAKARAVDGPDQPFRVAEIKRRDLDLHDVLIEIKYAGICHSDIHTAHGEWGEVNYPLVPGHEIAGIVTDVGKEVTKYKVGDRVGVGCMVDSCGDCENCRKGEEQYCLKGNVPTYAGVDKYGEPTQGGYSTHIVVTEDFVVRIPDGIELDVAAPLLCAGITTYSPLNHWGAGPGKKVAVVGLGGLGHMAVKIAHAMGAEVTVLSQTLSKKEDGLQFGADSYYATNDPETFKELAGTFDLIINTVSAKIDISAYLSLLTLDGTLVNVGAPAEPLPVNVFSLIGHRRSFAGSMIGGIRETQEMLDFCAEHNIVPSIEVISADQIDEAYERVLASDVKYRFVIDTSTM, from the coding sequence ATGACAATAGCTAAAGCGAGAGCAGTCGATGGTCCAGACCAACCGTTTCGAGTGGCTGAAATTAAAAGACGTGACCTTGATTTACACGATGTTCTAATTGAAATTAAATATGCAGGCATATGCCACTCTGACATCCATACTGCACACGGCGAATGGGGTGAAGTGAATTATCCTCTAGTACCCGGACATGAAATTGCAGGAATTGTTACTGATGTAGGAAAAGAGGTGACAAAGTATAAGGTAGGTGACCGGGTAGGGGTCGGATGTATGGTTGATTCTTGTGGCGACTGTGAGAATTGCCGTAAAGGGGAAGAACAATACTGTCTTAAAGGAAATGTTCCTACCTACGCGGGTGTTGACAAATATGGTGAACCTACTCAAGGTGGCTATTCTACTCACATTGTGGTAACGGAGGACTTCGTAGTCAGAATTCCTGATGGTATTGAGCTTGATGTTGCAGCACCATTACTTTGTGCAGGGATTACGACATATTCCCCATTAAATCATTGGGGAGCTGGTCCAGGGAAGAAAGTAGCGGTTGTTGGTCTGGGCGGTCTTGGTCATATGGCTGTCAAGATTGCACACGCCATGGGTGCGGAAGTTACCGTCCTTTCGCAAACTTTGAGTAAAAAGGAAGATGGTTTGCAATTTGGAGCGGACAGCTACTATGCCACAAACGACCCAGAAACATTCAAGGAGCTCGCCGGAACCTTTGACTTAATTATTAACACGGTAAGTGCAAAAATTGACATTAGTGCGTATCTCTCACTGTTAACACTAGATGGTACTTTAGTAAATGTTGGTGCGCCTGCAGAGCCATTGCCAGTAAATGTGTTCTCTCTTATCGGCCACCGTCGCTCTTTTGCAGGTTCAATGATTGGAGGCATTCGTGAGACTCAGGAAATGTTAGACTTCTGCGCAGAACACAACATTGTCCCTTCTATTGAAGTCATTTCGGCAGACCAAATTGATGAAGCCTACGAACGTGTACTAGCTTCAGATGTGAAGTACCGGTTCGTAATTGACACTAGCACAATGTGA
- a CDS encoding dimethylarginine dimethylaminohydrolase family protein encodes MALESNMEHKTICFSEYDELKRVICCQPQYMTIRDVINETQKHFQNEGIHIETALEQHHQMVQTMRNHGIEVILLPYHKKYPEQVFTRDIGFTLGHTVFVADMASDVRQGEDNVLKQWLEDEGFSYYNIVGDQIEGGDVIIDRDTVYIGLSDRTSQQAVDHLKHLLPQFDVKGIEFKAEYLHLDCVFNVVSPELALIFPEALTKEDFDIFGSRYELIEVSDEEQFTLGTNVLGIGNKRILSLPVNKNVNKQLRDRGFEVIEVDITEIIKSGGSFRCCTLPILRSR; translated from the coding sequence ATGGCATTAGAATCCAATATGGAACATAAAACGATTTGTTTCAGTGAATACGATGAATTAAAACGAGTAATTTGCTGCCAGCCGCAGTACATGACGATCAGGGATGTGATTAATGAGACCCAAAAGCACTTTCAAAACGAAGGAATACATATAGAAACTGCATTAGAACAGCATCATCAAATGGTCCAGACGATGCGGAATCACGGCATTGAAGTTATTTTACTTCCTTACCATAAGAAATACCCGGAACAGGTTTTTACAAGGGACATAGGGTTTACACTTGGACATACGGTGTTTGTAGCTGATATGGCAAGTGACGTGAGGCAGGGAGAAGATAATGTATTAAAGCAGTGGCTGGAGGATGAAGGATTTTCCTACTATAATATTGTAGGAGATCAGATTGAAGGCGGAGATGTCATTATCGACAGGGACACCGTGTACATTGGGTTGAGTGATCGAACCAGCCAGCAGGCAGTTGATCATTTAAAACATCTTCTGCCCCAGTTTGATGTTAAAGGCATCGAGTTCAAGGCAGAATATTTACATTTAGACTGTGTCTTTAATGTTGTATCACCAGAGCTAGCGCTGATCTTCCCAGAAGCTTTGACAAAAGAGGATTTTGACATATTTGGATCAAGATATGAATTGATTGAAGTATCTGATGAGGAACAGTTCACCCTTGGGACTAATGTGCTCGGTATAGGAAACAAGCGAATCTTGAGCTTGCCAGTAAATAAAAATGTAAATAAGCAGCTTCGTGACCGTGGATTCGAAGTAATAGAAGTTGATATCACTGAAATTATTAAGTCAGGAGGCTCTTTCCGCTGCTGTACGCTGCCTATTCTTAGATCAAGGTAA